In Populus nigra chromosome 1, ddPopNigr1.1, whole genome shotgun sequence, one genomic interval encodes:
- the LOC133696162 gene encoding cytochrome c oxidase assembly protein COX15 isoform X4, producing the protein MVKSGLEEPASEYAQPRVSPYLFAAHLTSAFVIYSGLFWTALSVVMPEPPTESLAWVRGAEKVKKLALPVSLIVGITAISGAFVAGNDAGHAFNTFPKMGDTWIPDDIFDLKPVIHNFFENTSAVQSSASTSGFPLSGRINQLASHSLFSKKTLLLVLGEGNFYNSGSPTFPCTLTFGNDLIYNLFYYYYYYYYYLTSLLALLGGKDEFQPLFF; encoded by the exons ATGGTTAAGAGTGGTTTAGAG GAGCCAGCATCTGAATATGCTCAGCCAAGAGTAAGCCCTTATCTTTTTGCTGCTCACCTTACTTCGGCATTTGTTATCTATAGTGGGCTTTTCTGGACTGCTCTTTCTGTTGTAATGCCTGAACCTCCTACTGAATCTTTAGCTTGGGTTCGTGGGGCGGAAAAAGTCAAGAAGCTTGCCCTTCCTGTAAGCCTTATTGTTGGGATTACTGCCATCTCAGGAGCATTTGTTGCCGGAAATGATGCT gggcatgcatttaacactTTTCCAAAGATGGGTGATACATGGATTCCTGATGATATATTTGATCTGAAGCCAGTAATTCACAACTTTTTTGAAAACACATCGGCAGTGCAG AGCTCTGCCTCCACCTCTGGGTTCCCTCTCAG TGGAAGGATTAATCAGCTTGCAAGCCATTCCCTTTTTTCCAAGAAGACTCTTCTTTTGGTACTCGGCGAAGGAAATTTTTATAACAGTGGATCACCTACGTTTCCCTGTACACTGACTTTTGGCAACGACTTGATCTATaatctcttttattattattattattattattattatttgacttCTCTTCTAGCACTATTGGGAGGGAAGGATGAGTTTcaaccactttttttttaa
- the LOC133696162 gene encoding cytochrome c oxidase assembly protein COX15 isoform X1, with protein MSVDDFKFIYWMGFAHRMRGRGLGIMFALPFSYFLRKGYITVRLGAKLCGPFALGAGQGLIGWWMVKSGLEEPASEYAQPRVSPYLFAAHLTSAFVIYSGLFWTALSVVMPEPPTESLAWVRGAEKVKKLALPVSLIVGITAISGAFVAGNDAGHAFNTFPKMGDTWIPDDIFDLKPVIHNFFENTSAVQSSASTSGFPLSGRINQLASHSLFSKKTLLLVLGEGNFYNSGSPTFPCTLTFGNDLIYNLFYYYYYYYYYLTSLLALLGGKDEFQPLFF; from the exons ATGAGTGTTGATGATTTCAAGTTTATTTATTGGATGGGATTTGCGCACCGCATGCGGGGAAGGGGATTGGGGATCATGTTTGCTTTGCCATTTTCGTATTTTCTGAGAAAAGGGTATATAACAGTGAGACTTGGAGCTAAACTTTGTGGTCCTTTTGCTCTTGGTGCTGGGCAAGGTTTAATTGGTTGGTGGATGGTTAAGAGTGGTTTAGAG GAGCCAGCATCTGAATATGCTCAGCCAAGAGTAAGCCCTTATCTTTTTGCTGCTCACCTTACTTCGGCATTTGTTATCTATAGTGGGCTTTTCTGGACTGCTCTTTCTGTTGTAATGCCTGAACCTCCTACTGAATCTTTAGCTTGGGTTCGTGGGGCGGAAAAAGTCAAGAAGCTTGCCCTTCCTGTAAGCCTTATTGTTGGGATTACTGCCATCTCAGGAGCATTTGTTGCCGGAAATGATGCT gggcatgcatttaacactTTTCCAAAGATGGGTGATACATGGATTCCTGATGATATATTTGATCTGAAGCCAGTAATTCACAACTTTTTTGAAAACACATCGGCAGTGCAG AGCTCTGCCTCCACCTCTGGGTTCCCTCTCAG TGGAAGGATTAATCAGCTTGCAAGCCATTCCCTTTTTTCCAAGAAGACTCTTCTTTTGGTACTCGGCGAAGGAAATTTTTATAACAGTGGATCACCTACGTTTCCCTGTACACTGACTTTTGGCAACGACTTGATCTATaatctcttttattattattattattattattattatttgacttCTCTTCTAGCACTATTGGGAGGGAAGGATGAGTTTcaaccactttttttttaa
- the LOC133696162 gene encoding cytochrome c oxidase assembly protein COX15 isoform X6 produces MSVDDFKFIYWMGFAHRMRGRGLGIMFALPFSYFLRKGYITVRLGAKLCGPFALGAGQGLIGWWMVKSGLEEPASEYAQPRVSPYLFAAHLTSAFVIYSGLFWTALSVVMPEPPTESLAWVRGAEKVKKLALPVSLIVGITAISGAFVAGNDAGHAFNTFPKMGDTWIPDDIFDLKPVIHNFFENTSAVQWKD; encoded by the exons ATGAGTGTTGATGATTTCAAGTTTATTTATTGGATGGGATTTGCGCACCGCATGCGGGGAAGGGGATTGGGGATCATGTTTGCTTTGCCATTTTCGTATTTTCTGAGAAAAGGGTATATAACAGTGAGACTTGGAGCTAAACTTTGTGGTCCTTTTGCTCTTGGTGCTGGGCAAGGTTTAATTGGTTGGTGGATGGTTAAGAGTGGTTTAGAG GAGCCAGCATCTGAATATGCTCAGCCAAGAGTAAGCCCTTATCTTTTTGCTGCTCACCTTACTTCGGCATTTGTTATCTATAGTGGGCTTTTCTGGACTGCTCTTTCTGTTGTAATGCCTGAACCTCCTACTGAATCTTTAGCTTGGGTTCGTGGGGCGGAAAAAGTCAAGAAGCTTGCCCTTCCTGTAAGCCTTATTGTTGGGATTACTGCCATCTCAGGAGCATTTGTTGCCGGAAATGATGCT gggcatgcatttaacactTTTCCAAAGATGGGTGATACATGGATTCCTGATGATATATTTGATCTGAAGCCAGTAATTCACAACTTTTTTGAAAACACATCGGCAGTGCAG TGGAAGGATTAA
- the LOC133696162 gene encoding cytochrome c oxidase assembly protein COX15 isoform X3 — MSVDDFKFIYWMGFAHRMRGRGLGIMFALPFSYFLRKGYITVRLGAKLCGPFALGAGQGLIGWWMVKSGLEEPASEYAQPRVSPYLFAAHLTSAFVIYSGLFWTALSVVMPEPPTESLAWVRGAEKVKKLALPVSLIVGITAISGAFVAGNDAGHAFNTFPKMGDTWIPDDIFDLKPVIHNFFENTSAVQSSASTSGFPLSFARRDFPSTQLMWGNLNA; from the exons ATGAGTGTTGATGATTTCAAGTTTATTTATTGGATGGGATTTGCGCACCGCATGCGGGGAAGGGGATTGGGGATCATGTTTGCTTTGCCATTTTCGTATTTTCTGAGAAAAGGGTATATAACAGTGAGACTTGGAGCTAAACTTTGTGGTCCTTTTGCTCTTGGTGCTGGGCAAGGTTTAATTGGTTGGTGGATGGTTAAGAGTGGTTTAGAG GAGCCAGCATCTGAATATGCTCAGCCAAGAGTAAGCCCTTATCTTTTTGCTGCTCACCTTACTTCGGCATTTGTTATCTATAGTGGGCTTTTCTGGACTGCTCTTTCTGTTGTAATGCCTGAACCTCCTACTGAATCTTTAGCTTGGGTTCGTGGGGCGGAAAAAGTCAAGAAGCTTGCCCTTCCTGTAAGCCTTATTGTTGGGATTACTGCCATCTCAGGAGCATTTGTTGCCGGAAATGATGCT gggcatgcatttaacactTTTCCAAAGATGGGTGATACATGGATTCCTGATGATATATTTGATCTGAAGCCAGTAATTCACAACTTTTTTGAAAACACATCGGCAGTGCAG AGCTCTGCCTCCACCTCTGGGTTCCCTCTCAG CTTTGCGAGGCGAGACTTTCCCTCTACACAACTGATGTGGGGCAACCTTAATGCATGA
- the LOC133696162 gene encoding cytochrome c oxidase assembly protein COX15 isoform X5, giving the protein MSVDDFKFIYWMGFAHRMRGRGLGIMFALPFSYFLRKGYITVRLGAKLCGPFALGAGQGLIGWWMVKSGLEEPASEYAQPRVSPYLFAAHLTSAFVIYSGLFWTALSVVMPEPPTESLAWVRGAEKVKKLALPVSLIVGITAISGAFVAGNDAGHAFNTFPKMGDTWIPDDIFDLKPVIHNFFENTSAVQLCEARLSLYTTDVGQP; this is encoded by the exons ATGAGTGTTGATGATTTCAAGTTTATTTATTGGATGGGATTTGCGCACCGCATGCGGGGAAGGGGATTGGGGATCATGTTTGCTTTGCCATTTTCGTATTTTCTGAGAAAAGGGTATATAACAGTGAGACTTGGAGCTAAACTTTGTGGTCCTTTTGCTCTTGGTGCTGGGCAAGGTTTAATTGGTTGGTGGATGGTTAAGAGTGGTTTAGAG GAGCCAGCATCTGAATATGCTCAGCCAAGAGTAAGCCCTTATCTTTTTGCTGCTCACCTTACTTCGGCATTTGTTATCTATAGTGGGCTTTTCTGGACTGCTCTTTCTGTTGTAATGCCTGAACCTCCTACTGAATCTTTAGCTTGGGTTCGTGGGGCGGAAAAAGTCAAGAAGCTTGCCCTTCCTGTAAGCCTTATTGTTGGGATTACTGCCATCTCAGGAGCATTTGTTGCCGGAAATGATGCT gggcatgcatttaacactTTTCCAAAGATGGGTGATACATGGATTCCTGATGATATATTTGATCTGAAGCCAGTAATTCACAACTTTTTTGAAAACACATCGGCAGTGCAG CTTTGCGAGGCGAGACTTTCCCTCTACACAACTGATGTGGGGCAACCTTAA
- the LOC133696162 gene encoding cytochrome c oxidase assembly protein COX15 isoform X2, with protein sequence MSVDDFKFIYWMGFAHRMRGRGLGIMFALPFSYFLRKGYITVRLGAKLCGPFALGAGQGLIGWWMVKSGLEEPASEYAQPRVSPYLFAAHLTSAFVIYSGLFWTALSVVMPEPPTESLAWVRGAEKVKKLALPVSLIVGITAISGAFVAGNDAGHAFNTFPKMGDTWIPDDIFDLKPVIHNFFENTSAVQSSASTSGFPLRYRYCMLLLTLRDMHIYRLREFST encoded by the exons ATGAGTGTTGATGATTTCAAGTTTATTTATTGGATGGGATTTGCGCACCGCATGCGGGGAAGGGGATTGGGGATCATGTTTGCTTTGCCATTTTCGTATTTTCTGAGAAAAGGGTATATAACAGTGAGACTTGGAGCTAAACTTTGTGGTCCTTTTGCTCTTGGTGCTGGGCAAGGTTTAATTGGTTGGTGGATGGTTAAGAGTGGTTTAGAG GAGCCAGCATCTGAATATGCTCAGCCAAGAGTAAGCCCTTATCTTTTTGCTGCTCACCTTACTTCGGCATTTGTTATCTATAGTGGGCTTTTCTGGACTGCTCTTTCTGTTGTAATGCCTGAACCTCCTACTGAATCTTTAGCTTGGGTTCGTGGGGCGGAAAAAGTCAAGAAGCTTGCCCTTCCTGTAAGCCTTATTGTTGGGATTACTGCCATCTCAGGAGCATTTGTTGCCGGAAATGATGCT gggcatgcatttaacactTTTCCAAAGATGGGTGATACATGGATTCCTGATGATATATTTGATCTGAAGCCAGTAATTCACAACTTTTTTGAAAACACATCGGCAGTGCAG AGCTCTGCCTCCACCTCTGGGTTCCCTCTCAGGTATCGTTACTGTATGCTTCTCTTAACATTACGAGACATGCATATTTATAGACTGAGAGAGTTCAGCACATGA